GTCTTTACCCTTTCGAGACCGCCCTCGGTGTATTCGGAAAGACTGATTACCGACAGGGAATACCCACAACCATGCGCGAGCGCTTTGACGTGGTGATAGCCGGAGCCGGGCCCGCTGGAGCGCAGTGTGCCCGTGATCTAGCGGAGCGAAACTACGAGGTGCTCGTTCTCGAAACCGAGTCCGAAGACGAGTTCCCGCGTCAGAGCAACAAGTCCACCGCCGGGACGTTCATGTCGGCGATGACGGGCTTTGCGATTCCCGATGACGTGGTGATGAACTACACGGACGACGTCGTGCTCGAATCCCCCAACGACCACTACGTCCGCAATCAGACCGGAGCGGTCCTGGAGTTCGCGGAGTTCAAACAGTGGCTCGTCTCGGAGGGTCGGAGCAAGGGTGCGACCTACCGCTTCGACGCCCGTGTCTCAGCACCGATCATGGAGAACGGGGAGATCGTCGGCGTCCGGTACGACGGCGACGAGGAGGTGTACGCCGACATCGTCATCGACGCCACCGGCCCTGCCGCGCCACTGGCGAAGAAACTCGACGTGTGTAACCTCAAGCGGGATCATCAGGCTATCGGTGTCGAGTACGAGTTCGAGGGCGTCGAAGTCAACCACGACGACTACGCCGACCTCCGGGACGCGATGATGCTCCGCCTGGATCACGACCTCGCCCCGGGCGGCTACTCCTGGATTTTCCACACCGGTGAAGACACAGCGAAGGTCGGCCTCTGTTACATCCAGAACGGCTCTCACCAGAAGTACGCGAAAGACGGGATGGGCATCGACGACTATCTGGAGTACTGGCTCGACTCGGACCCCAGATTCGACGACGCCGAAAAGATCGAGGGTACGCAAGCCCACCGCGGGTCGGCCCACATCCAGCCCCCCGATTCGATGAGCACGGACAACTTCATGGCTATCGGCGACACCGTCCCGACCGTCGACCCGCTGTGGGGCGAGGGCATCCACAAGGGGATGAAGTCGGCCCGCGCCGCCGCCGCGACAGCCGATTCGGCGCTCAAGCCCGACGAACCCGACACCTCCGCGGAGAACCTCTCTGTCTACGATCAGCTCTGGCACAGCGAGGTAGCCCCGAAACACAACGCCCGCCTGATGATGACGGAGCTGCTGTATCTCGCTCCTAACGAGCGGTACGATCAGCTGATGGACGACCTCCGGAGCACCGGACAGGACACCCTCAGGCAGATCAACGGCGGTGACCGTCGGGCGATTGCGAAGCTGACCCACCTTTCGGATATGCCGATTCTCGTCGAATACGCGCGCCGTCGCCTCGATATTTGAAGTGACCGCGCGGAGTGCGGCAGGTTTTTTTCCGCCGGCCCGGAGTTTCAGATGATGGGAACCCCCGTTGGTGTGGTCGGTGACGACGCCATAGCAGACGAACTTCGAGACGCTGGCGTGGCTGTTGAACGGGGTAGTGACGGCACTGTTCCGAAGACCGACCGGGTCGTGGCAGTCGGTGAGGACGCCGTCGCTGCAGCGGCGCGGGTCGACGGTGACCCGCTCGTGTTGCCGGTCGCGGCTGGTCGCGGCGTCCGATCAGTACCGCGAGACGACGCCGTCGCCGCTGTGTCAGGGCTTGCTGACGCCCGGGTTGAGACGCATCCGGTCCTCCGCGTGGCGATGCCTGACGGAACGGTCGAACAGGCGTTCTGGGACGTGACTCTCGTTACCGCCGACGCGGCCCGCATCTCCGAGTTCACTATCGCGTCGACGGCCGACCGCATCGGGCAGTTCCGGGCCGACGGCGTCGTAATCGCGACGGCCGCTGGCTCACCGGGCTACGTCCACCGCGTCGGCGGCCCGATTCTGGCGCCGTCGGACCAGGCAGTGGTGGCACCGATCGCACCGTTTGCGACCGACCCGGATCACTGGGTGTTGCCTGTCGCCGGACTCAGTGCTTCGGTGGAACGCGACGAGGCGACCGTCGAGTTACTCGTCGATGACCGCGTATCGCAGCCCGTGGGCTATCAGGAGAGTATCACGATCTCGCTCGGCTCCCCCGTTCGGACCGCCGTCGTCGACGAGAGCCAGTCCAGGTTCGAGTGAGATTGGAAAGACACTAATGGACGGTGGACAGAGCTTTGCATATGCAGCC
The genomic region above belongs to Haloarcula hispanica ATCC 33960 and contains:
- a CDS encoding digeranylgeranylglycerophospholipid reductase; amino-acid sequence: MRERFDVVIAGAGPAGAQCARDLAERNYEVLVLETESEDEFPRQSNKSTAGTFMSAMTGFAIPDDVVMNYTDDVVLESPNDHYVRNQTGAVLEFAEFKQWLVSEGRSKGATYRFDARVSAPIMENGEIVGVRYDGDEEVYADIVIDATGPAAPLAKKLDVCNLKRDHQAIGVEYEFEGVEVNHDDYADLRDAMMLRLDHDLAPGGYSWIFHTGEDTAKVGLCYIQNGSHQKYAKDGMGIDDYLEYWLDSDPRFDDAEKIEGTQAHRGSAHIQPPDSMSTDNFMAIGDTVPTVDPLWGEGIHKGMKSARAAAATADSALKPDEPDTSAENLSVYDQLWHSEVAPKHNARLMMTELLYLAPNERYDQLMDDLRSTGQDTLRQINGGDRRAIAKLTHLSDMPILVEYARRRLDI
- a CDS encoding NAD(+)/NADH kinase → MGTPVGVVGDDAIADELRDAGVAVERGSDGTVPKTDRVVAVGEDAVAAAARVDGDPLVLPVAAGRGVRSVPRDDAVAAVSGLADARVETHPVLRVAMPDGTVEQAFWDVTLVTADAARISEFTIASTADRIGQFRADGVVIATAAGSPGYVHRVGGPILAPSDQAVVAPIAPFATDPDHWVLPVAGLSASVERDEATVELLVDDRVSQPVGYQESITISLGSPVRTAVVDESQSRFE